Proteins from one uncultured Anaeromusa sp. genomic window:
- a CDS encoding VWA domain-containing protein: MRSGGVMPFSAIVGQEQAKEALLLAVVNPAAGGILLSGDKGSAKSTLVRSLGNLAPELGLRTLPLHITEDRLFGSLDWETALETGKERLQKGLLTEADGCVLYVDEVNLLRSEVIGPLLDAALSGCVRIEREGLSQVSKTSFCVVGTMNPEEGTLPDALLDRFGLMVSISAEKEAPLRAQIVKQVLRWEREPEQVAKTWEAEERHLRDKILQARECVCQVEVSAAMMELAAAWCSQGHCAGHRGELFLLEAAKSAAALDERLYVLPKDMEKAALYVLPHRVRQQQEPPMSEENQEDSQQEEEPPENEKSEQDDLQQPQEPEIDAEKPAENENQQDETPENEQKEQEKPPEPDSEPTPQEKVDLPLPKGLMQMKLEETMDRRERAGNGKRSRTRSSLKQGRYVRAIFPNGKVSDLAFDATLRAAAPWQKKRASQGVKLVIKTEDLRQKVRETRVGGVFFFVVDASGSMGAKKRMAAVKGAILSFLQDAYQKRDRVALVAFRRHEAEVLLPVTRSLDLARKCLQQLPTGGRTPLAAALETTAREIECLRLREKESRPVVVLVTDGRANSGGADPVQEARDAAEKLGNQDIPALVIDTEEDFVRMGIAKEIALRLQGTYRPLRSIESDGLVRILRGWRAQREAGGAR; the protein is encoded by the coding sequence ATGCGCAGCGGCGGAGTAATGCCTTTTTCGGCCATTGTGGGGCAGGAGCAGGCTAAAGAAGCGCTGCTTTTGGCTGTGGTCAATCCCGCAGCCGGAGGAATTTTGCTTTCCGGGGATAAGGGCAGTGCGAAGTCGACTTTGGTTCGCTCTTTAGGAAATCTGGCGCCGGAACTAGGCTTGCGTACGCTACCTTTGCATATTACAGAGGACCGTCTTTTTGGCAGTCTCGATTGGGAAACAGCGCTGGAGACAGGGAAAGAACGGTTGCAAAAAGGCCTGTTAACGGAAGCGGACGGATGTGTGCTTTATGTAGATGAAGTAAACTTGCTGCGCAGCGAAGTGATTGGGCCGTTGCTGGACGCTGCTTTGTCCGGCTGCGTACGCATTGAGCGTGAAGGCTTGTCCCAGGTGAGTAAAACTTCGTTCTGCGTGGTAGGTACGATGAATCCGGAAGAAGGAACCTTGCCTGACGCTCTTTTGGATCGTTTTGGACTTATGGTATCCATAAGTGCGGAAAAGGAGGCCCCTTTGCGCGCGCAAATCGTCAAACAAGTGCTGCGCTGGGAGCGGGAACCGGAGCAAGTAGCTAAGACGTGGGAAGCTGAGGAAAGACACTTGCGAGATAAAATATTGCAAGCTAGAGAATGCGTGTGTCAGGTCGAAGTTTCCGCGGCAATGATGGAATTGGCGGCGGCGTGGTGCTCGCAAGGACATTGCGCAGGACATCGGGGTGAGTTGTTTTTACTGGAAGCGGCTAAGAGCGCCGCTGCATTAGATGAGCGTTTATACGTACTGCCTAAAGACATGGAAAAAGCGGCTCTCTACGTATTGCCGCATCGAGTGCGGCAGCAGCAAGAACCGCCTATGTCGGAAGAAAACCAGGAGGATTCGCAGCAGGAGGAAGAACCGCCGGAAAACGAGAAAAGCGAGCAGGATGATCTGCAGCAGCCGCAAGAGCCGGAAATAGACGCAGAAAAGCCGGCGGAAAATGAAAACCAGCAAGACGAAACGCCGGAAAACGAGCAAAAGGAGCAAGAAAAACCGCCGGAGCCGGACTCGGAGCCGACTCCTCAGGAAAAAGTGGACTTGCCGCTGCCTAAGGGTTTAATGCAGATGAAATTGGAAGAGACCATGGATCGCCGCGAACGGGCTGGTAATGGCAAGCGTAGCCGTACCCGTTCCTCCTTGAAGCAGGGACGGTATGTGCGGGCCATTTTTCCTAACGGCAAGGTCAGCGATCTGGCTTTTGACGCAACCTTGCGTGCGGCTGCGCCTTGGCAGAAAAAAAGAGCGTCTCAAGGCGTAAAGCTGGTGATAAAAACGGAGGATTTACGCCAAAAGGTGCGGGAAACACGCGTGGGAGGCGTTTTCTTTTTTGTAGTTGACGCCAGCGGTTCGATGGGGGCCAAAAAGAGAATGGCGGCGGTCAAAGGGGCGATTTTATCATTTTTACAGGATGCCTATCAAAAACGGGACCGTGTTGCTCTTGTCGCCTTTCGCCGTCATGAGGCGGAAGTGCTTTTGCCGGTAACACGCAGTTTGGATTTGGCGCGAAAATGCTTGCAGCAGCTGCCTACAGGAGGCCGTACGCCATTAGCTGCGGCGCTGGAGACAACGGCCCGGGAGATTGAGTGTTTGCGTTTGCGGGAAAAAGAATCCAGGCCTGTTGTTGTTTTGGTTACAGACGGGCGCGCTAACAGCGGCGGCGCAGACCCTGTGCAAGAAGCGCGGGACGCTGCGGAAAAACTGGGAAATCAGGACATTCCCGCCTTGGTGATTGATACGGAAGAGGATTTTGTCCGCATGGGCATTGCTAAAGAAATCGCTTTGCGGCTGCAGGGAACCTATCGTCCGCTGCGGTCCATCGAAAGCGACGGCTTAGTGCGTATACTTCGCGGCTGGCGGGCGCAGCGCGAAGCCGGCGGCGCAAGATGA
- a CDS encoding TonB-dependent receptor: MKKENLARHKKRLWACLLLSSLLVGSAAQSAWAAEASKPGSEPKAAVETEEFALEEVTVTALRYKSKNLETPADVSSYSREQLKATGATNLADALKYSTGLIYSSMGPHGQSWGNMTSKIIIRGVESGTLVMMNGVPINMNGYYHLESIPVEQVERVEVLKGGGSVLYGSEALGGIINIITREKVQNSVTISGGNDGQSHSMSLQAGKSSFNVSFGKTNESGVMTDPKANATYGATGGSYYTAFGDATKNNVNWHYKFDDHFSANYSYGKDDYSVLYKKVGDDSLLRSSDYIDESHRLQLAYDKNGWSSKAFFNRQHVDQRGTEPALANKHDWTDTTNTVYGIDTQKTWQAGGATWLAGTTVQRESYNDFGQTLSGNKAARTLKAPYTNGPHDRNHYALYMQWDKELGSKNRLIIGAREDVVKTGEGQRFDALSPQLQFLHRLDENRSLYLNASKSFRMPNFTALYKTSSDNFISNPDLKPETGLNQEVGYKYEKGDVKWKVAAFRLEVDDQITWKKIVSGGSTYYVAQNVSKFRNSGIEASYDHKLSKHWSYSFGSSFGNPEQQESDGGAWTRTLGRMTFNGALHYMSGPWTADLSAMYYGDRVDSDGVDRSAMIPVSLHVGYKLKENRTLTFDVDNLLNRRDVTTNSSAYYMPERSFRLGLTATF; the protein is encoded by the coding sequence GTGAAAAAAGAAAATTTAGCAAGGCATAAGAAGCGGTTGTGGGCGTGTTTACTGCTGAGTTCGCTGTTGGTGGGCAGTGCGGCGCAGTCGGCTTGGGCGGCGGAAGCGTCTAAACCGGGTTCGGAGCCGAAAGCTGCGGTGGAGACCGAGGAGTTTGCCCTGGAAGAGGTGACCGTCACGGCGTTGCGTTATAAGTCCAAAAACTTGGAAACGCCAGCCGATGTCAGCAGCTACAGCCGGGAGCAGCTTAAAGCCACTGGAGCGACCAATTTGGCGGATGCTTTGAAGTATTCCACCGGACTGATTTATAGCTCCATGGGGCCTCATGGGCAGTCTTGGGGAAATATGACCAGTAAAATCATTATTCGAGGCGTAGAAAGCGGCACCTTGGTTATGATGAACGGCGTTCCCATCAACATGAATGGGTATTATCATTTAGAGAGCATTCCGGTTGAACAGGTGGAGCGCGTAGAGGTGCTGAAGGGCGGCGGCTCCGTTCTTTATGGAAGTGAGGCGCTTGGGGGCATTATTAATATTATTACGCGCGAAAAAGTGCAAAACAGCGTTACTATTTCTGGAGGCAATGACGGTCAAAGCCATAGTATGTCCTTGCAAGCCGGTAAGTCTAGCTTTAATGTTTCCTTCGGCAAAACCAATGAAAGCGGTGTGATGACAGATCCCAAGGCTAATGCTACCTATGGGGCTACCGGCGGCAGCTATTACACTGCTTTTGGGGACGCTACCAAAAACAATGTGAACTGGCATTATAAATTTGATGATCATTTTTCCGCTAATTACTCCTATGGGAAAGATGACTATTCTGTACTATATAAAAAAGTTGGCGATGATTCGTTACTGCGTTCCAGCGACTATATTGATGAATCGCATCGCCTGCAGTTGGCGTATGATAAGAACGGCTGGAGCAGCAAGGCGTTCTTTAATCGTCAACATGTGGATCAGCGAGGCACCGAACCGGCTTTAGCGAATAAGCATGATTGGACAGATACCACGAATACCGTATATGGCATCGACACGCAAAAAACCTGGCAGGCCGGGGGGGCAACATGGCTTGCAGGAACGACGGTGCAGCGGGAATCGTACAATGATTTTGGGCAAACCTTGTCTGGCAATAAAGCGGCTAGAACGTTAAAAGCGCCCTATACCAACGGGCCGCATGACCGTAATCATTACGCGCTGTATATGCAATGGGATAAAGAACTGGGCAGTAAAAACCGCCTGATTATCGGCGCTCGCGAGGATGTTGTTAAAACAGGCGAAGGACAACGTTTTGATGCTCTTTCGCCGCAACTTCAGTTTTTACACCGCTTAGATGAAAATCGCTCACTGTATTTAAATGCCAGCAAATCTTTCCGCATGCCTAATTTTACCGCCTTATATAAAACTAGCAGCGACAATTTTATTTCCAATCCGGATTTGAAACCGGAAACAGGACTCAACCAGGAAGTAGGGTATAAATACGAAAAAGGAGACGTAAAGTGGAAGGTTGCGGCGTTTCGCTTGGAAGTTGACGATCAAATCACTTGGAAAAAAATAGTTTCAGGGGGCTCTACCTATTATGTAGCGCAAAATGTCTCAAAGTTTCGTAATAGCGGTATCGAAGCTAGCTATGATCATAAATTGAGTAAGCATTGGAGTTATTCTTTTGGAAGCAGTTTTGGTAATCCGGAACAGCAGGAAAGCGATGGCGGCGCTTGGACCAGGACGCTGGGACGCATGACCTTTAATGGCGCATTACACTATATGAGCGGCCCTTGGACGGCGGATTTGAGCGCGATGTATTATGGCGATCGTGTAGATAGTGATGGAGTGGATCGTAGTGCGATGATTCCTGTTTCTCTGCATGTAGGCTATAAATTGAAAGAAAATCGTACCCTGACCTTTGATGTGGACAATCTGCTCAACCGGCGTGATGTTACGACGAACAGCAGCGCCTACTATATGCCGGAACGCTCGTTCCGTCTGGGCTTGACGGCTACTTT